One part of the Vitis riparia cultivar Riparia Gloire de Montpellier isolate 1030 chromosome 6, EGFV_Vit.rip_1.0, whole genome shotgun sequence genome encodes these proteins:
- the LOC117915973 gene encoding beta-glucosidase 12-like: protein MKGMSLDAYRFSISWSRILPNGKLGGGVNKEGIAYYNTLINELLANGLQPFITLFHWDLPQALEDEYGGFLSPLIVDDFRDYAELCFKEFGDRVKHWITLNEPWSYSNGGYVTGNFAPGRCSEWQKLNCTGGDSGTEPYLASHYQLLAHAAAVQVYKKKYQASQKGKIGITIVSHWFIPFSNTTNDQNAAERALDFMYGWYMDPLTYGDYPHSMRSLVGKRLPKFSKEQSEMLKGSYDFLGLNYYTANYAAHSPHNNSINPSYSTDAHAKLTTERHGILIGAKAASDWLYVYPKGIQEILLYTKNKYKDPIIYITENGIDEVNNDELSLEEALADNVRIDFYYHHLSFLKSAIEDGVKVKGYFAWSLLDNFEWSSGYTVRFGINFVDYKDGLRRHPKLSAFWFKNFLKK from the exons ATGAAAGGAATGAGCTTGGATGCTTAcagattttcaatttcatggtCTAGAATTCTTCCAA ATGGAAAGTTAGGCGGGGGTGTGAACAAGGAAGGAATTGCATACTACAACACCCTCATCAATGAGCTCCTTGCGAATG GCCTACAGCCCTTTATAACCCTCTTCCACTGGGACCTTCCTCAAGCCCTAGAAGATGAGTATGGTGGTTTCTTAAGTCCCCTCATTGT GGATGATTTTCGAGACTATGCAGAGCTTTGCTTTAAAGAATTTGGGGATAGGGTGAAGCATTGGATCACATTGAATGAGCCATGGAGCTATAGCAATGGTGGGTATGTAACAGGAAACTTCGCCCCTGGTAGATGTTCTGAATGGCAAAAGCTGAACTGCACTGGTGGAGACTCTGGAACTGAGCCTTATTTGGCCTCACACTACCAACTTCTAGCTCATGCAGCTGCTGTCCAAGTTTACAAGAAAAAATATCAG GCATCTCAGAAGGGGAAGATTGGAATCACTATAGTCTCACATTGGTTCATACCTTTCTCAAATACAACCAATGATCAGAATGCGGCAGAGCGAGCTCTTGATTTTATGTATGGATG GTATATGGACCCATTGACATATGGAGACTATCCCCATAGCATGCGATCTTTGGTTGGAAAACGTTTACCCAAGTTCTCAAAGGAACAATCCGAGATGTTAAAAGGGTCATATGATTTTCTTGGATTGAACTACTACACTGCCAATTATGCAGCCCACTCTCCCCATAACAATAGCATAAACCCCAGCTACTCCACCGATGCTCATGCTAAACTTACAA CTGAGCGACATGGCATCCTTATTGGTGCAAAG GCGGCCTCGGATTGGCTTTATGTTTATCCAAAAGGAATTCAAGAAATTCTGTTGTACACAAAGAACAAGTACAAGGATCCAATTATATACATCACAGAAAATG GGATTGATGAGGTAAATAATGATGAATTATCACTCGAAGAAGCCCTAGCAGACAATGTGAGGATAGATTTCTACTATCATCACCTTTCTTTTCTTAAGAGTGCAATTGA GGATGGTGTCAAAGTAAAGGGATATTTTGCATGGTCATTGTTGGATAATTTTGAATGGAGTTCCGGTTACACTGTTCGATTTGGCATAAACTTTGTTGACTACAAAGACGGATTGAGAAGACACCCAAAACTCTCAGCATTCTGGTTCAAGAATTTCCTTAAAAagtag